The DNA segment GAAGACCCACCACCGGCCCCCAGACCCCTCCACGGACCACGAACGCACCCAGAGTCGTCCTTGCTCGTCCGCGACGAACGCGTCGAACGCGGGCGCGAACTCCGGACGGGGCGAGAGGGCCTGCCAGTCCTCGGTCTGCTTCCGCATCTCCGCGTTGTCGGCGTCCTCCACCGCGCGCGCGAAGAGGGCGCGCGCCATCGTCTCCGTCACGGGCACCTGAAGCTGCGGCGCGCGCACGACGCGACGGAGGGCGCCGCTCTCGATGTCGCGGAGCCTCAGCTCGAAGCGATCGCTCTCCGAGGTCCACGCGGAGCGTCCGGCCACTGCGAAATGGTTGGCCCGGGCGAACATGGTGGGTCGTCTCCAGATGGAGACCCGGTTGGCGGCGATCTCCAGGTGGACGACGGTCTCGAGACCCGGCAGCACGTCGAGCGTGTCGACGGGCGTGCCCTCCACGTCGAACAGCGTGAGGACGGTGGTGTCGCGGACGAGGCTCGCGCCGGGGGAAGGCGGTGTGGCGCCTTCCGACACCAGCCGCGACTGCCCCACGAAGCGCCCGTCCGGCAGGAACGCTCCGTCCGAGACGCGGGCGCGCATCTCGGCCAGTGTCGTGATGCGTCCGAGCGTCCCGTCCGGCGCGAAGCGGGTGATGCGGCGCGGCTGCGGATCGAACACCGCGAGCGTGTCCCCGGGCAGTAGCCCCAGGCGGACCGGGGACTGGAACTCTCCCGGTCCCTCGCCTTTGGCCCCGAGGGTGGCTCGCCACGACCCGTCCGCCGCGAAGAGCCGGATCTCCGCGGCTTGGCGGTCCAGCACCGCGACGCCGCCGTCCGGGAGGGGCCGGACGTCGCTCACCGAGGCGAACTGCTCCGCCGTGGCGCCCGCGAGGGATCCAAGGCGGAGCTCCGGCACCGTATCGACCGTGGCGAAGACCGGCAGTGCATCCGCTGCCGTGGTGTGAACCACGATCTCGACGCCCGCGCTGTCCGTGCGTTCGGCGGATGACGTCGCGGAGGCCGGCTCGCCCGCACCGCACGCGAGCGCACCCAGCAGCGGGAGGACCGATGTGGAGCGGTGGGGGAAGGTCACGTGGGGCCGCCTGCGTGGAGCGGAGGCTCCGACCGGAGCGGACCGCTCAATGTACGAAGAGTTTCGTATACGGTACGAGCTGCGGCGCTCCGTGTCGAGGATCGCGCGGCCGTGTGGAGGCCAGGCGGGCACGCGGTGACTGGCGGGCGCCCGGCCCCGGCGCCAGGTTCACGCGATGATGCCTCGTTCGCCAACCCGTCCTGCCCCGTGGGCCCGCACCCTCGTCGGTTGGATCACGCTCGTCTCCGGGGCCACCGTCCCGCTCCACGCCCAGCAGACCTGGCCCGACCCGGTCGAGGGCGACTTCGTGATCCGCGACTTCGTCTTCGATGACGGCGCCCGGATGGATCTCTCGCAGCACTACCGGACGCTGGGCACACCGCGCCGCAACGCGCAGGGCCGCGTGGAGAACGCCGTGCTGGTCATGCACGGCACCACCGGTACCGGCGGTGGCTTCCTGTCGGCGCGCTTCGCCGGGGAGCTGTTCGCACCGGGCAAGCTGCTCGATGCGCGCGAGTACTACATCGTCCTGCCGGACGGCATCGGGCACGGACGATCGAGCAAGCCGTCGGACGGCATGCACGCCCGCTTCCCCAAGTACACCTACGACGACATGGTCCGCGCGCAGCATGCGCTGCTCACCGAGCACCTGGGCGTGGACCACCTGCGTCTGGTGATGGGCACGTCGATGGGTGGCATGCACACCTGGGTGTGGGGCTACACCTACCCGGACTTCATGGACGCCCTGATGCCGCTCGCGAGCCTCCCGGTCGAGATCGCCGGGCGCAACCGGATCCAGCGCGCCATGATCCTGCGCTCCATCATGGACGATCCGGCCTGGAAGGGAGGGGACTACACCGAGCAGCCGCCCGGGCTCACCCCGGCCATCCACGCCCTGATGTTCATGGTGTCGAGCCCGCTGCAGTGGCAGAAGGACGCGCCCACCCGCGAGGAGGCGGAGGCCATGATGGCCCAGATGGTCGAGCGCTACCGGCGCAGCCTGGACGCCAACGACATGATCTACGCCTTCGATGCCTCCCGCTTCTACGATCCATCTCCCCACCTGGAGCGGATCGAGGCGCCGCTGCTGGCCATCAACTCCGCCGACGACCAGGTCAATCCACCGGAGCTCGGCATCCTCGAGCGCGAGATCCGGCGGGTGCCGAACGGCCGCGCCATCGTGCTGCCGATCACCGATGAGACGCGCGGGCACGGGACGCATTCGATCCCGTCCATCTGGGGTGGCTACCTGGCCGAGCTGCTGGAGCGGGCTCCTCACCGCTGACGCCAGCGGTCGCGCGCCGTCCTGGTCCGCCCGGGGAGCGGAACGCTCCATTCCGATCGGCTGCGCTGTCGCGGATCTGCCACCTGCCGAGGCGTCCGCTCAACTTCCGCGCTCCTGCGCCGATGCTCCCGTGAAGGGGTGTGCACCTTACGCGGGTGGAGCGACGCATGGACATCCAGAGCGCAGTGGCCGGGCCGTGGACCCGGATGGGGATCGAGCCTTCGGGATCGGCACCGGCCCGGAGCGGAGGGCGGTGCTGCGAGCACCGCTGTGCCGATCCGGCGGTGGGAGCGGGGCCCGCCGAGCCCAGCGGGGCGGCCGCGGCGCTGAGCTATCGCCGCTCGGAGCGCTTCTCGCTGATCATCCAGACGCAGGAGGGCGACCTGGTGCGGCTGAGCTTCAAGACCCGCGAAGCGGTCGACCTGGCCGCGGGGCAGGTGGAGGCGGGGGGCCAGAGCGCGGGCAGCGTGACGCTCACCGCCCGCAGCAACTCCAGGCTCTCCATGACCGTGGAGGGGAACCTGTCGGCAGACGAGCTCGCCGCCATCCAGGACACGTTCGATCAGGCCGCGGCGCTCGCCGAGGAGTTCTTCGCCGGCAACGTGCAGGGCGCGTTCGACGGCGCCTCGGCGCTGCAGATCGATGCAGAGCAGCTGGCCCGGGTGAGCATGAAGGCGGGCCTGAAGGAGAAGGTCACATACGCGGCCATCTCGTTCGGGTCCCAGCCGGCTGCTTCGCTGCCGCCGGCGCAGGCCGCGCCTGCGGCTCCGCCTTCGGATCCCGAGCCGGCTCCCGTCTCATCGGCGCCGCCCCCGGCCGCTGCGCCTGCGCCTGCACCTGAAGTCGAGGAGCCGGCGGACCCGGTCGCGACGCCCGCAGCGACGACGGGTCCCGCCGAGGGCGGGGCGACTGCGGCGGGTGAGGAATCCGGGGAGGGAACCGAGCCCCGGCCCTCGTCCGAACCGCTCCGCATCATCGGCGGATTCCTGGGCCGCCTCGCCGAGAGCTTCGGTGGCGGCTTCGGAGATGCCGAAGGGGGCGTGCTGGGCTTCTCGCTCAAGGTCCGGATCTTCGAGTCCACGCTCGTCACGCTCTCCGAGGTGCGTGCCCCCGAGCAGGACGCGCTCCCCGCGCTGGTGCCCGAGACCCTGGAGGCCGTGGCGGAGCAGTCCCGGCCGCCGTTGGACCGGGTGGCGTAGCCGACGCGCATCTCTCC comes from the Gemmatimonadota bacterium genome and includes:
- a CDS encoding alpha/beta fold hydrolase, with protein sequence MPRSPTRPAPWARTLVGWITLVSGATVPLHAQQTWPDPVEGDFVIRDFVFDDGARMDLSQHYRTLGTPRRNAQGRVENAVLVMHGTTGTGGGFLSARFAGELFAPGKLLDAREYYIVLPDGIGHGRSSKPSDGMHARFPKYTYDDMVRAQHALLTEHLGVDHLRLVMGTSMGGMHTWVWGYTYPDFMDALMPLASLPVEIAGRNRIQRAMILRSIMDDPAWKGGDYTEQPPGLTPAIHALMFMVSSPLQWQKDAPTREEAEAMMAQMVERYRRSLDANDMIYAFDASRFYDPSPHLERIEAPLLAINSADDQVNPPELGILEREIRRVPNGRAIVLPITDETRGHGTHSIPSIWGGYLAELLERAPHR